A window of Cellulosimicrobium protaetiae genomic DNA:
ACACGTCGGACTGGCCGACGAGCTCGCCGTTGACGTAGAGCTTGAGCTTCTGGTCGGCCGCGTCGCGGACGCCCACGACGTGGTACCAGTCACCCAGCACGGGCTGCACGACGTACTCGGCGCGCGGCTCGCCCTCGTAGGAGAAGGCCCACCGGCCGCCCCCGCCGTACTGGAGGTAGAACGCGCTCGAGCCGAGCGACGAGTCCTGGCCGACGATCGTCGACCACGCGCCGCCGGGCGTCTTGTCGAGCTGCGCCCAGGCCGAGATCGTGTACGAGCCGGTCGTGTCGACGACGGGCCCCTCGGTCGTGAACGACTGGTTCGTGCCGTTGAGCCTGATCGCGGACCCGCTGTCGCCGTGGCCGGCGACCCACGTGCCCGTGCCCGACGCCGCGTGGTCGCCGACGCCGTCGGCCGCCGTCGTGCCCTGGCCCTCGTCGAACGACCAGCGGCCCGTGCCCGTGAGGCCCGGGGTGCCCGGGTCGACGGGTGCGGAGCCCTGCTTCGCCGCCTCGATGACCCGCTCGTTGACGTCCTTGACGCGCGCGGCGTCCATCTTGAGCACGCGGCGGTCGTACGTGTAGAAGCCGTTGAGCTCGTTCTCGACGTCGGAGATCTCCGTGTACACCGAGCCGGACAGGTAGCACTGCGCCGGTCGCACGAGCTTCTCCGTGTTCTGCACGTACGCGTCGGTCAGCGCCTCGCTGTTCGCGACCCCGCCGTACGGGTTGGCCGACACGCCCGGCCACATGTGGCCCGGGACGCTCATCGAGAAGCCGCCGTGCTCGCCGTCGATCGCGGCGCGCGTGGCGTCCGGCTTCGGCAGCGCCGGGCCGGTGTACTGGTGCCAGTCGATGATGTCGCCCGTCTTGGAGTCACCCTTGGACGCACAGCAGTTGTAGCCGGAGTGCGTGTTGAGGATGCGGCTCGGGTCGTACTCGTCGATCACGTTGCCGATCCGCGCCGTGTCGGCGAGGTTCCACTCGCCCCAGCCCTCGTTGAACGTGACCCATCCGACGATCGACGGCACCGAGCGGTGCTGGTCGATGATGTCCTTCATCTCCTGCTCCCAGAAGACGCGGGACGCCGGGTTCGTGTCGCCGTTGTTGAACCAGCCGCTCGGGATGTCCTGCCAGATCATCAGGCCCAGCGTGTCGGCGTGGTAGTAGAACCGCGCGGGCTCGACCTTGATGTGCTTGCGCAGCGTGTTGAAGCCCAGGTCCTTGTGGGCCTGGATGTCGAACACGTACGCCTCGTCGGACGCGGGCGTGTAGATGCCGTCCGGCCAGTAGCCCTGGTCGAGTGTCGACATGAGGAACGTCTTCTCGCCGTTGAGCAGGATGCGCTGGACGCCGTCCACCTCGGAGACCTCGATCGAGCGCATGCCCGCGTAGGAGGCCACGGTGTCGGTCGCGCCGCCGTCGGTCAGGGTGACGTCGACGTCGTAGAGGTACGGGTCCTCGGGCGACCACAGGTGCGCGTCCGGGATCTCGACCGTGAGCAGCTCGTTCGCCGCGCCGGTCACGGTGCCGACCTCGGTGCCCTCGGCGTCCCGCACGACGGCGGTCACCTCGGCGTCGTCGGACGCGGAGGCCGACTGCGCGGTCACCGCGAGGACGCCCGCCTCGACGTCGGGGGTCGTGACGACGGCGTCGATCGCCGCGGTCGGGACCGGCTCCATCCACACCGTCTGCCAGATGCCCGACGTCGGGGTGTAGAAGATGCCGCCCGGGTTGAGCGTCTGCTTGCCGACGGCCTGGTTGCTGCCGTCCGTCGTGTCGACGACGCGCACGACGAGCTCCTGCTCCGCGCCCGCGACGAGCGCGTCGGTGACGTCGAACGAGAACGCGTCGTACCCGCCGCGGTGCGTGCCGACCTCCTGGCCGTTCACGTACGCCGTCGCGACGTAGTCGACCGCGCCGAAGTTCAGGCGCAGCCGGTTGTCGCTCCCGACCGCCCAGTCCTGCGGCACCTCGAACGTCCGGCGGTAGAACATGTCGTCCTCGCGGCGCTCGATGCCCGACAGCGCGGACTCGACGGCGTACGGGACGACGATCTCCTCGTCGAGGTCGCGGCCGCTCGGCACGGCGTCGTCGGACTCCGCCGCCTCGAACTGCCAGACGCCGTTGAGGTTCTGCCACGCGTCGCGCGTGAGCTGCGGGCGCGGGTACTCCGGCAGGGGGTTGGTCGGGTCGAAGTCGTCGGCCCACGGGGTCTGGATCCGGAAGTCGGACCCGTTGGTGACCGGCAGGTTGAGCGAGCCGACCTTCTCGCCGCCGACGGTGAGGTCGCCCTCGCCGTCGTAGACCAGGCGGGCGGTCGACGCGCGGTCGACGGGCTCGGCGAGCGTGATGCCGAGGACGTCGCCCTGAGCCTCGACCTGCGCGACGGGCCACGCGAGCTGGTCCACCTGGACCTTGAGGTGGTCGACGAGGCTCGCGTCGACACCGCCCGCCGCGCCCTGGAACGTCACGTTGAGGCTCTTGCCGTCGCTCTCGAGCGCAGCCTGGGCGGGGAAGACGACGAAGTCGTCCGGGTAGGTGAACGCGTCGGTCGGCACGATCTCACGTTGCTGCGAAGGGCTCTGCCACCGCAACCGGAGGTGCGCGCCGCCGGTGTTCTGGAACATCTCCATGCGGAACGCGTACTCCTGGCCCGCCTGGAGCTGGACGGGCGCAGAAGTCTGCTCGACGTCCCAGTCGTCGACCCAGTGGTCGATGACGAGCTGGTCGTCGATCCACAGCCGGAAGCCGTTGTCGCCGATCGCGGAGAACGTGTACGCCTCGCTGAAGTCGGGCGTGATCTTGCCCGTCCAGCGCGCGGAGGTGCGCTCGCCGCGGCCCGTGAGCTCGGCGAACGTCGGGACCAGGTTGGGGAACTCGATCCGCTGGTCGGGGATCGTGGCCTTGAGGTCGGTGAGCGGCCAGCCGGGGCCGCCGGACAGGAAGTACTCGCCCTTGAGGCCGTTGTCGAGCGCGAGGTCCTGGGCC
This region includes:
- a CDS encoding LamG-like jellyroll fold domain-containing protein; this translates as MQSMTAVAPPRGRPARIVAAALAAALTVPLALATAVGASATPAATTTDEAGATDVAAQDLALDNGLKGEYFLSGGPGWPLTDLKATIPDQRIEFPNLVPTFAELTGRGERTSARWTGKITPDFSEAYTFSAIGDNGFRLWIDDQLVIDHWVDDWDVEQTSAPVQLQAGQEYAFRMEMFQNTGGAHLRLRWQSPSQQREIVPTDAFTYPDDFVVFPAQAALESDGKSLNVTFQGAAGGVDASLVDHLKVQVDQLAWPVAQVEAQGDVLGITLAEPVDRASTARLVYDGEGDLTVGGEKVGSLNLPVTNGSDFRIQTPWADDFDPTNPLPEYPRPQLTRDAWQNLNGVWQFEAAESDDAVPSGRDLDEEIVVPYAVESALSGIERREDDMFYRRTFEVPQDWAVGSDNRLRLNFGAVDYVATAYVNGQEVGTHRGGYDAFSFDVTDALVAGAEQELVVRVVDTTDGSNQAVGKQTLNPGGIFYTPTSGIWQTVWMEPVPTAAIDAVVTTPDVEAGVLAVTAQSASASDDAEVTAVVRDAEGTEVGTVTGAANELLTVEIPDAHLWSPEDPYLYDVDVTLTDGGATDTVASYAGMRSIEVSEVDGVQRILLNGEKTFLMSTLDQGYWPDGIYTPASDEAYVFDIQAHKDLGFNTLRKHIKVEPARFYYHADTLGLMIWQDIPSGWFNNGDTNPASRVFWEQEMKDIIDQHRSVPSIVGWVTFNEGWGEWNLADTARIGNVIDEYDPSRILNTHSGYNCCASKGDSKTGDIIDWHQYTGPALPKPDATRAAIDGEHGGFSMSVPGHMWPGVSANPYGGVANSEALTDAYVQNTEKLVRPAQCYLSGSVYTEISDVENELNGFYTYDRRVLKMDAARVKDVNERVIEAAKQGSAPVDPGTPGLTGTGRWSFDEGQGTTAADGVGDHAASGTGTWVAGHGDSGSAIRLNGTNQSFTTEGPVVDTTGSYTISAWAQLDKTPGGAWSTIVGQDSSLGSSAFYLQYGGGGRWAFSYEGEPRAEYVVQPVLGDWYHVVGVRDAADQKLKLYVNGELVGQSDVCGGTTPSGPLTIGRGQWSGNPVDYWPGTIDDVRVFDRALSDAEVAQVYAGDDGEEPVLDVTVTAQTRCLAGKAYVAVRATNGEDVPVDVTLATPFGTKAFTAVAPGANAYQSFAVRGTSVEAGEATVPATATVDGEQVSTEVVAPYDATTCD